The segment ATAGGCTCAGATAGGGAAAAATTGACATCCCAGGCTCGCGAGATGAGCGCCGAGCTTTCAGGACTCCAAACAGCACTCGACCTCTACGGAAACGAGGGTTTGATACGCGAGCAGCACGAAAAGATGCTTGCCACCGAGAAGGCAGGGCTTATCGAAGGCTGGATACGCAGCTCTGATCGCAAGAGACTTAAAGAGATTGTGGCAGGTTTCGAGGCGAGTGAGGTTCGCAGCATCAAAGCGAGGAAGGGCGAGCGGGTGCCCGTAGCCCTGCGCAATCCGCCCTGGTTAAAACCCTTCGAGCTGATCTTAAACATGTACGGCACCCCTAACGGACGCGAAGCCGATCCCACACCACTCATGGCTCCATTCTTCGCCCTCTTCTTCGCTTTGTGCATTAGCGACGCAGGATACGGGATAGTAATAGCCGCGGTAACCGCGTGGCTTATCTGGGGTCGCAGGATTCGAAACAACCTTATCTGGATACTCTTCTACGGAGGGGTGCTGACAATATTTACCGGTGCGGCCATGGGTTCGTGGTTCGGCAACATGCCCGATATGCTCGAGATCCCATGGCTCGTGGGCTTCCGCGACGCGCTTACCTGGTTCGACCCCTTAAAGAACCCCATGCCGTTCTTCTACATATCGCTTGGACTTGGCTACTTCCAGATGATGTTCGGAATGGCGGTTGACGTAATAGACGGTCTGCGAACCGGTGAATACGGGTCGGCGTTGTTTGAGACCATGCCCTGGTTCCTTATCTATCTCGGCATCCCATTGATGATTGCGACCTCCATGAGCATCTTGCCCAAGATTCTTTTCACACCGCTATTGATCGTCGTGATTGCAAGTCTGGCTGTCTCGTTTGTTCTATCCAATCGTCCTGGCCCGACCTCTGTAACAAGCGCCATACTTCTGTGGGCGGCGATGACCGCAGCATTTCTTGCCGCAGCAAAGGTCTTCGGTTTGCTTGCGCTTCCGGGAATAATCCTCAAGGCGCTTCTCATTGGAACCATCGCCGCACTCTGGCTCTACACTGTCTTCAAGGGACTCTCGGAGAAGACCCTGCGCGCCGCAGGCGTTATATTCGGCGTGCTCGGACTCGCGGCAATTATTCTATACGTAGCCGGGGTGATTCAGGCTAACCTATTCCTGGCCGCTGTATTCGTCCTCAACCTGATCTTCACATTCTCAGTTCTCAAGGGCTGGGCATCGCGTATCGTATGGGGCGCTTACAGCCTCTACTCCAACACAACCGGTGTGCTGGGGATCATCCTCTCCTACGTTCGCCTAATGGCCTTGGGGATGGTAACCGCCGGAATCGCAATGGCCTTCAACCAGATCGCCTGGATGCTTGGGGGAATCCCTGTGGTATCTGTTATTCTCATGCTCATCGTGCTTGTTATCGGTCACGTCTACAACCTCGCGATAAGCGGCTTGAGCGGATTTGTGCATACCCTTCGTCTACAGTATGTGGAGTATTTCCCCCGCTTCTTTGCAGGCGGAGGGGCAAGATTTGAACCATTTGAGTTGAAAACCCGCTACGTAAAAGTTACAAGGAGGACTTAGATGGAAATGGGTCTTACATACGGAATTCTGGGAGCCGCAGCCGCGGCGATCCTTGCAGGGATCGGCTCAGCTATAGGAATTGGCTACGCTGCTCGCGTGGCCAACGGTGTTCTGGCCGAGGATCCGGACAAGTTCGGTTCACTGTTTATCCTTGTGGTGCTGCCCGGCACCCAGGGGTTCTACGGGTTCCTGGGAGCATTCCTGATCATCCTCAAGCTCGGGCTTCTGGGCGGCGGCGTTCCTGACACCCTGACCATGTGGGGAGGTCTCCAGCTCCTCTTCGCCTCCCTGCCTGTGGCGTTCGCCGGACTGCTCTCCGCTATTCACCAGGGTAAGGTCTGTGCCTCAGGCGTGGAGATGGCTGCAAAACGCCCCACGGAATCAACCAAGGCGGTGGTCTACGGTGCCATGGTCGAGACCTACGCGGTGCTTGGACTTCTAATCACCATCTTCCTTCTGCAGGGGATCAAGCTCTAGCCCATGCCTCGCGACAAGGTAAGCGCCAAGATAGAAGCTGACGCAAAGGCACGCGTTAAAGAGATCCAGGCCGAGTTTGCCGAACGCTGCAAGAAGCTGGAGACAGAGCATGAAGGACGCAAGAAGGCCTGTAGAGAAGAGACCAAAAGGCTTGCCGCGGCTGAAGAAGAACGTCTCAAGAGGGAGATACTCTCAGAGGCACGACTGACGGCAAGGAGGGAGATACTTGCAGCAAAGCACCAGCTGATAGAAGAGACCCTGAAGCGAGCGGCAGAAAAGTTCACCAAATCCAGGAACTATCCAGCCCTGCTTGCGAGGATCGTTGCAGAACAAGGCAGCCGAACCCAGGTGCTGCTCTCTGCGAGTGACTGCAAGCGTTTTGCAAAATCTGTCTGGGCAAAGAGGGCGGATGAGGCACCGATCAAGGGCGGCGTAATCCTGCGGACATCGGCAAGAGACCTGAACTTCAGCATAGATGCCGCGTTCGAAGCGCTGGGCGAGCAGCTCAGCCTTGAGGTATCCGATCTCCTGTTCCCGGATTCCGTCTGTAGCAAAAAACTCTCCAAAAAGAAATAGCCCCACTGAATGTTTAAAGGCCCCGCTCAGGCGGGGCCTTTTGATTTATGAGAATAGACTCTTAACGCTTACGCCTTTTGCGGAACCGCAGCCTGGAGCGAAGGGCCAGGCCGGCCACGAAGGCGAAAGGCAATATGGGGAAGATAATCAGGGCAGAATAGTACTGATTGTGACTTTCTGCATCGTCTTCAGCATAGGTGAAAACCAGATCCGAATCTATATCCCCCGGATCGTAGTAATAGGAACCCAGTCTGGTTATAAAATCGCCTTCCTTGCATACCTCGGCGACAAAAGGATAGTTCTCCTTTACCGCTTCGTACTCGCGACCGTTCAACTTGTTTGCGTAGTAATACTCGAGATTAATGCCGGCGTTCTGCTCCAGCTTGACACGGTGCTCGGCGATTACGTGGATGAGCAACCCGTAATCGTAACGGTAATCGTAATCCGGATTGACGCTCAGGGAGGTAATCCTCATCGGATAAACTATCTGCGACGAGGTAAAGGTAAACTTGACCGGCTGCACGTTTATGCTGTTGTCGCGAGGGATATCCTGAACGCTGAAGGCAACGAAAACCCAGTCCCGCTCTATATAGTCTCTAAACACCTCGCGAGCCTTAACCGTGTCCGAGGAGTCGGCAACCCAGTAGTCGTTTTCCGCAAGCCAGGTAAAAAGGGTGTCGGGATCGTCGGCCTTGATGATTTCGTATGAAAGCACCCCCACGCTTCCTTCCTCGATTATCCTAACGCCGTAACCGTCGTAGTAACCACCATCGTAGATAACACCGCAACCAAAACCTCCGTAACTGGGTCTGCACATCTCCTCGATCTGCTCAAAAACCGCGATCGTGTCTTCTTCAATCGCAGGCCTGGAGGGGAATGGAACTATCCATCCGAAAGAGCCCGCGTCGCTTGCAACATTGATCAGAAGGTGCAGAATCTCCTGACTCCCTTCATACTCAATTATAGCGTACTGGTAAGGCTCTCCGACATAAATCCCTGGGGGAGGAAAGATGCCCCCCATCCGCCCAAAGCGTCACTGCAAACGCACTGACCACCGAAAGAATCAAAACCCGTTTCATAACCTCTCCTTGGTTGAGTTTCTCTGACAATACTCAAAAACACCCTGCCTGTCAAGTCATCAACTTCCAATCGTTGGAAGAATACACCCACATAGTGGAACAGTTAGATTGCTGAGTTTAAGTATATTGAGGGAGAAAGTAGGGGCCGGCCTAAAGGTCTACCCCTGCTTAAAGAATCCATTAAATCCAGCAACGCATGTCTGGCAAAAGACGACGGCACTTCACGACTTGACATAAGTCTCAAAATAACTATAATTATATGTTCGTTGCCACAAATGGCAGCGAGACAGGAGAAAAACTACATGCGTTTATTCATAGGAAACCTTCCCCATTCTTATAATGAGGAGAAGGTACGTGAGATCTTTGCCGAGCATGGCGAAGTATCCAAAGTAGCGGTTCCAACGGATCGTTACACCAATGCGCCTCGCGGCTTTGCTTTTGTAGACATGCCGAATGACGAGGAAGCCAACGCGGCCATAAGTGCCGTTAATGGAACAGAGCACGATGGTCGTGAACTCAGAGTAGAAGAAGCCCGTCCCCCGCGCGAGGGTGGTGGTCGAGGTGGCTACAACCGCGGCGGCGGCGGAAACCGCAACCGCTGGTAAACCAACAAAATACCTTTCTCGTCATTCTTGACAGTTAGTTGATCGAGATCGAGGGAAAGTAAAAGCGCCAGTCTTTGGACTGGCGCTTTTCTTTTTTATTCAACTTCTTCTCACTCAACCTTCAGGAGGGTGTGGAGCAGATAATGACCCGAA is part of the candidate division TA06 bacterium B3_TA06 genome and harbors:
- a CDS encoding RNA-binding protein, whose product is MRLFIGNLPHSYNEEKVREIFAEHGEVSKVAVPTDRYTNAPRGFAFVDMPNDEEANAAISAVNGTEHDGRELRVEEARPPREGGGRGGYNRGGGGNRNRW
- a CDS encoding permease; translated protein: MEMGLTYGILGAAAAAILAGIGSAIGIGYAARVANGVLAEDPDKFGSLFILVVLPGTQGFYGFLGAFLIILKLGLLGGGVPDTLTMWGGLQLLFASLPVAFAGLLSAIHQGKVCASGVEMAAKRPTESTKAVVYGAMVETYAVLGLLITIFLLQGIKL